From the genome of Rhodospirillaceae bacterium:
TTTTGGAATTAAAACTAGATTCGCTGTAGAAAAATACAATGTTGGGGGAACGTTTGGGTTGCGCATACATTTGTTCTCTTATACTGGGATCCTGCGGTCGAGGGCTGGATGATGGGATGTGTTTAGGCTAGGGTATGGTTATATCTGAACTTTTTGGAGAGCCCAAGGATCAATGATAGGGACACCTGAAATCCTTCTGAGGAAAATGTTTGATAGTGCGGTGAACGTTGCTTCCCCTAAACTAAGCCTGCGCCATCATTTACCACCTAGACCCAAGGGTCGCACAATTATTGTGGGAGCTGGGAAGGCTGCGGCTGCGATGGCACAAGCTGTTGAAGCGGAATGGGAGGAGATTGGGCAAGCCGGTGAACTGGAGGGTTTGGTTATAACTAGGTACGGCCACTCTCTAGAAACACGATGGGTTGAGGTTGTGGAGGCAGCCCATCCAGTTCCGGATGCTGCGGGGGTTTCGGCGGCAGGTCGCATCCTGGAGTTTGTAACTGGCCTAGGTTCTGATGATCTTGTGCTGTGTCTGTTATCTGGTGGTGGATCAGCCCTGCTTACCCTGCCTATCCAAGGTATCAGTCTGGATGAGAAAAGAGCGGTAACACAAAGTTTGTTGAACTGCGGTGCAACAATTTCTGAAATTAATTCGGTTCGGAAACACTTATCTGCGATAAAAGGGGGCAGATTGGCTGTTGCTGCTTATCCGGCTCAAACAGTAACGCTGGCGATTTCTGACGTTCCGGGTGACGATCCGGCTATTATTGCGTCGGGGCCGACAGTCGCTGATCCATCAACACTAGCCGATGCCAATTACGTAATAGAAAAGTATCAAATTAAGCTACCATCGGCGGCTAAAATGGTGCTTGCGAGAGAAAGTAGTGAGACGCCACAGGCGGGTGACCCGCTGCTACAAAGAGCGAGGGTTCGTCTGATTGTCACTCCTCAGGAAGCCCTAGAGGCTGCAGCAAAAGTGGCTCGCGAGGCAGGAGTTACGCCCATAATTCTGAGTGACTCTATAGAGGGTGAGAGCCGTGATGTGGCTCAGGTACACGCAGCAATAGCTCGTCAAATTGCGGAAAGAGACCAACCTTGGTCTGCTCCGTGTGTGCTTTTATCTGGAGGTGAGACTACCGTGACTATCAATGGGAATGGGTCGGGGGGGCCCAATTCTGAATTCTTGCTATCCCTAATGTTGTCTTTAGACGGGGCTTCCGGGATTTACGCTTTGGCTTGTGACACCGATGGAATTGATGGCAGCGAAGAAAATGCTGGAGCCATTATTGGGCCGGACACCTTGGCAACAAGTCTGAAGAAAAACATGGCTCCAGCCAAATTCCTAGCTAATAACGATGCATATACCTTTTTCTCGGCTATCGATGGTTTAATAATTACAGGGCCCACGCATACGAATGTGAATGATTTTAGGGCGGTGCTTATAGAAAAATAGTTTTGCGGTTGGGAGCCAGGTTTGTGGTAGCTTCCAAAACAGATTTACAGTGCGGCAAGAGATTGATAAAGTCTGCGTTTGTTGGCGCCTGGGCGCGCAGAGATAGGCCAGATAACCATGAAAATTGTTGCCGGGAATAGTAATCGGCCCCTAGCTGAGGCGATAGCGGCTTACTGTGGTTCTCCGCTGAGTGCCGCGACTATCAGGAGATTCTCCGACCAAGAAGTCTTCGTTGAAATCGAGGAAAATGTGCGAGGTGAGGATATGTTCCTGATCCAGCCTACTTCGTTTCCGGCAAACGACAATGTGATGGAGCTTTTAGTTACGCTTGACGCGTTGCGGCGAGCTTCTGCGAAGCGGATTACGGCGGTAATTCCTTATTATGGTTACGCCCGTCAGGATAGAAAGCCAGGGCCTCGGACGCCGATTTCTGCCAAGTTAGTGGCCAACCTAATTACAACGGCAGGCGCCGATAGGGTTTTGACCTTGGATCTTCATGCTGGTCAGATCCAGGGTTTTTTTGATATTCCAGTAGATAACCTTATCTCGGGTCCCGTGATGGAGACAGATATTCAGCTCCAATTTCCAGGGGAAAGCTTGGTGGTCGTTTCGCCCGATGTTGGTGGGGTAGTTAGAGCACGAGCCATTGCCAACCGGATTGACGGAGACCTTGCCATAGTTGATAAAAGGCGGGAACAGGCTGGTATTTCCGAGGTGATGAATATAATTGGGGATGTGAGGGGACGGCGTTGTATCCTCGTTGACGACATAATCGATTCTGCGGGGACTGTTTGCAATGCGGCGAACGCACTAAGGGAAGCTGGGGCAACTTCGGTGATGGCGTATGTGACTCACGGCGTGTTGTCGGGTGGCGCAGTTGCCCGTGTTGCCGCGTCTTCCCTGGAAAAACTTGTGATTACAGATAGCATCCAGGCGACGCAACCTGTGGAATTGGCACAGAATATTAGAGTACTTTCTATAGCTGATTTGATCGCTGAGGCAATGAAAAGAATAAGTGAGGAAACGTCTGTTTCTAGTCTTTTCGAGTAACGGAGTATTAGATTTTGTTTGAGGCAATTTTTTTGGACAAGGAGTCAAATGATGGCGGATATCGCTGAAATACAAGCCGAACGACGTATGGGGGTCGGAAAGGGAGTTGCTCGCGCGTTGCGTCGGGACGGACGTGTGCCGGGGGTGGTTTATGGTGGCGATTCGGATAGTTTGGCAATTTCGTTGGAGACATCGCTTATTACTCGGGAGCATGAAAGGGGTGGCTTTTTTAGTCGGCTTTACAGTCTAGACGTAGATGGCAAGAATCTCAGAGTACTGGCCCGGGAAGTGCAATTGCATCCTGTAACTAGTGCTGTTCTCCACGTGGATTTTCTCCGATTAACGGGTGATAGTGAAGTCAACGTTGATGTGCCTGTTGAATTTCTTAACGAAGACCTTTCGCCTGGGGTAAAACGCGGGGGTGTTTTGAATATCGTAAGAAGGACAGTGGAGCTCGTTTGCCGGGCTGATAGTATTCCCGAGGTGATAGAGGCCGATATTGGGGAATTAGAGATCGGGGATTCCGTAAAAATTAGCGCTATAGGTTTGCCGGATGGGGTGAGGCCGAGCATAGGGGATCGTGATTTTACTATTGCTACAGTTGCTGCCCCGACAGTCATGTTGGAGGAAGAGACTGTCCAGACAGCAGAGGATGGCGAAGAGGACGAAACTCTTGAAGGAGCAGCTAGAGAGGGTGAATCTGACGGCGAAACGCAGAGCCCCTCGTCGGGCGGCGACACAGAATAATAGAGCTACGTGATGTTCCTACTGGCGGGTTTGGGAAATCCAGGCGCCAAATATGCCTCAAGTAGGCACAATGTTGGTTTTATGGCGATTGACGCTATTGCTGAAAAAAATAAGTTTCCTCTTTTCCGGCAGAGATTCGGCGGACTCGTATGTCGGGGAAGGATCGAACCCGAGGATGTTATTCTGTTTAAGCCAAATGGCTATATGAATAATTCAGGACAACCATTGGCTGCGGTCGTGCAATTTTTTAAGTTGTCATTGCCAAACATATGGGTGATTCACGATGACCTCGATATCGAACCAGGTCGTGTCAGAGTGAAGACTGGTGGCAGTGCCGGAGGGCACAACGGATTAAAGAGTATCGACAGTCATATAGGAAGAGGTTATTCAAGGTTGCGTATCGGAATTGGGCGGCCTCCTCGTGACACCGATGTTTCAAATTATGTGCTCTCGAACTTCAAGTCTAACGACTTGCCATGGTTGGATAACCTGATTTCGGAGATTGCCGGCACTATGCCATTTCTTTTGAATCGGGATTCCCAGACCTTCTGTAACAACATAGTCTCGTCTATGCGATCAATTTCTCCGGGACTTAAACCCGACCAATGAATATGGATAGTGGGCTCTAATAAATGGGATTTAATTGTGGTATTGTTGGCTTGCCCAACGTGGGAAAATCGACCCTGTTCAATGCTTTAACATCGTCCCAAGCTGAAGCAGCAAACTACCCGTTTTGTACAATTGAACCAAATTTAGGTCGGGTCCCGGTGCCGGATCCCAGATTGAATACCCTAGCTGACTTAGCGTCATCGGAACGGCGTATTCCTACGAGTCTCGAGTTTATCGATATTGCAGGGTTGGTGAGAGGAGCAAGCAGTGGGGAGGGGCTAGGGAATCAATTTCTTGCGCAAATCCGGGAAGTGGATGCGTTAGCACATGTGGTCCGGTGTTTTGAAGATGAAGATGTCAGCCATACCCAGGGAACGATTGACCCAGTTTCTGATGTTCAAATTGTGCAAACAGAGCTTATGCTGGCAGATCTTGAGAGCCTGAGCAAACAACAGGTGCGACTAGAGAAAATGAAAAGAGGTGGGGATGGGGGGGCCGCGGCTCTTTTGCAAGTTGTCAATAAGGTTTCAAGGTGTTTGGAGGAGGGGGAAGCGATCGGGGATTTGGATTGGGCCGATTCTGAACGGGATCTTGTCGAGAGTTTGAATCTTCTATCCACAAAACCCGTAATGTATGTTTCAAATGTAGAGGAGTCAGCAGCGAGCCTTGGCAATGCGCACTCCTGTGCCCTTTCGGAGTTAGCGCAAAAGAGTGGGGCGGAGTGTATAATTGTGTCGGCGCAGTTAGAGTCGGAAATTTCCGCAATGGGAGATCCCGAGGAGAAAACAGAGTTTCTTGAAGTTATGGGACTCTCCGAATCGGGCCTTAGCCGGATGGTTAGAGCAGGTTATAAATTACTTGATTTAATTACCTTTTTTACTGTAGGGCCTAAGGAAGCGCGGGCTTGGACGGTAAGGAAGGGATCGGATGCTATCCATGCGGCGGCAAAAATTCATACAGATTTTGCCAGGGGGTTTATTAAAGCAGACACTATCTCATATGTTGATTTTGAATCAGCGGGTGGTGAAACTAAAGCCCGTGAGGCGGGCAGGCTCAGACAAGAGGGGCGTGATTATATTGTTGAAGATGGTGATGTCATGTTGTTCCGATTCAATGTTTGATGAGTGCGTATGAGTTTTGTTTTTATGTCAGCTAGTTTGGTAATATATTTCGCACTTTTATATTAGATCTTCAGCAAAGGAACAGATTTATCGAATGAAAGGCCATTAGGTCGCCCTTATCACAAAAATGTGACTACATCCCACACCCAGCAGTCTACTCTGGCACCCAATTATATCCAGATGGAATAAGGCTACAAGGGGGACCGATAGCCCTCTCAGCGTCTGTATAGTTGACTTAAATTCTACTCAAATGGTTCCAAAATATTAGAGTTTGCCATGGCATCGCTTATATTTTTTTCCTGAGCCACAGGGGCATAGCTCATTTCGTCCAACCTTTCCCCAAGCCTTAGGGTCATCGGGATCGGGTTTTGATCTTCTGGATGTGGCAGTGGGCGGATCTGCTTCTAAACCCGTTTGGGAGGCAATATTATTGGTGGGCGCTTGACGACCTAATTGCGCACCCAAAGTTGATGCTTGGTCTCCCGGAGTTGTTTCTGTTTGGAATTCGACGTTACATAAAAGTTTGGTTACTGTTTCTCTAAAACGAATCAGTAATGCTTGAAATAAGCTAAATGCTTCTGACTTATACTCGTTTAGCGGATCCCTTTGGCCATATGCTCGCAACCCAATACCCTGCCTTAGGTGATCAAGCTGCAAAAGGTGATCCTTCCATTGTTGGTCCAAAACTTGAAGTAAGAGGCTTTTCTCCGCTGCTCGCATTAGGGGCGGGCCGTAGCGGACGGCTTTTTCTGCCATCTTTCTGTCGGCGGCCGCGCTTATGCGGGAAACGATCTCTATTTCTGTGGTCCCTTCTTCTTTTGCCCAAGCCTTTATAGGAAGATCAAGTCCAAATTGTTCCTTGCAGGCGACACTTAATTCTGTCGTTTGCCACTGCTCAGCATATGCTTTCTCTGGAATATGCTGTTGGACCAAGTCCTCAATAACTTCATTTCTCATGTCGGCAATGGTATCAGTGACGTCGTCGTTAGCCATGATTTCACGGCGCTCTTCATAAACTACCTTTCTCTGATCATTCATCACATCATCAAAACGTAGTAGATTTTTACGGATATCAAAGTTTCGAGCCTCGACTTTTTGTTGAGCTTTTTCGAGGGCTTTATTTATCCACGGATGGACGATGGCTTCCCCATCTTCAAGCCCAAGCTTTCTAAGCATTCCATCCATTCTTTCCGAACCGAAAATTCTCATCAAGTCGTCTTCCAAAGACAAATAGAATGTCGATGCTCCCGGATCTCCTTGCCGACCAGATCTTCCCCTTAATTGATTATCTATTCGTCGACTTTCGTGTCGCTCAGTGCCAATTACATAAAGCCCGCCAGATTCCACGACATCTTCTCTCCCCTTTACACCGGGCCCTTCCTTTGTCGTAAATTTTTCAGGGGGCGTTTTGGTGACTTCTGCTGGGGCATCCGAGTTCCCGCCTAGTTGAATATCTGTGCCTCTGCCGGCCATGTTAGTCGCGATGGTAACAGCTGTGCTTGATCCGGCCTGGGCTATAATCAGAGCTTCTTGTTCATGGTAGCGAGCGTTCAAAACGTTATGCTTAATTTTTTCTTTTTTTAGGCGTTTGGACAGCAACTCAGACTTTTCGATGCTGGTTGTGCCAACTAGTACGGGTTGTTTCCTGGAGTGACATTCCTTAATTTTCTTCAACACTGCTTCCCATTTTTCTTCCATAGTGCGGTATATTTCGTCGTCGTTATCCGCTCTAATCATGGGTAGGTGAGTTGGTATTTCTGAGACATCTAAACTATATATCTCGCCAAATTCTGCTGACTCGGTCGCAGCTGTTCCTGTCATGCCAGCTAGTTTGGGGTACATACGAAAATAATTTTGGAATGTGATCGAGGCTAGTGTCTGGTTTTCATTTTGGATTTCCGCATTTTCCTTGGCTTCTAGGGCTTGGTGTAATCCGTCTCCGTAACGGCGGCCTTCCATCATCCTTCCGGTAAATTCATCTATAATGATCACGCGCTTATCTTTTACGATATAGTCCGTGTCTCTGGTAAATAGCTTGTGGGCCCGGAGCCCCTGATTAACATGATGCACGATGCTCACATTCTCAATGTCATATAAATGTTCGCTTTGTAGTAGTTTTAGTTTCCTAAGGATGCTCTCTACTTTCTCTGTGCCCTCTTCTGTAAGTGTTACTGATTTAGCCTTTTCATCTTTTTCAAAATCATTTGCCCCGAGCTCGGGGATGATTGTATCCACTTGTTTATAAAGAGCGGAATTATCTTCAGTGGGTCCGGAAATAATTAGAGGAGTTCTTGCTTCGTCAATTAAGATGCTGTCGACTTCATCTATAATGGCAAAATTGAATGGGCGCTGGACCATAGTGTCTAAAGAGAATTTCATATTGTCCCGTAAATAGTCGAAGCCTAATTCATTGTTTGTTCCATATGTGACGTCGCAGGAGTAGGCCTTGCGACGATCTTCGTCGCTAAGGTCATGGGAAATGCAGCCTATGCTGAGTCCTAGAAATTGGTATATTTGTCCCATCCACTCAGCATCTCTCTTGGCCAGATAGTCATTGACCGTTACCACGTGAACTCCTTTTCCAGAGAGAGCGTTAAGGTAAACAGGTAGCGTGGCAACCAGAGTTTTTCCTTCGCCCGTTTTCATTTCTGCGATAGTGCCGTGGTGCATGACTATTCCACCAATAAGTTGGACATCATAATGTCTCTGCCCAAGGGTCCGCTTTGAGGCTTCACGTACTGTTGCAAAGGCTTCTACCAAGAGGGAGTCCAGGTCTTCGCCCTTACTAATCCTCTCTCGGAACAGTTGAGTGCGAGCCTGGAGCTCACTATCACTTAAAGGTGTGAGTTGGGTCTCTAGGGAGTTAATTTCATCGACAGTCCGGCGGTGAGTCTTAATTATGCGATCATTTGCCGATCCAAATAGGCGTTGCGCCAAAGACGAGATCATTTATAGCCTTCTCATTAAATGTTGCCAGAAGGAGTATTTGTAAACCTGAAATAGGCGCCTCAAGGCCCTCTGTCAACGGAACTAAGGTCGTTGTCTTGTAGTGGGGGTCCGTATATGCAAGAAATAACTAAAGGTATTAGCTAGGAACTATCGGAGATATTTGCAATGGCTAAGGGGTCCAGGGAGCGAGACTCTTTCCCAGTTCTTCCGAGGATTAAGGGTGTACGGATGGCGGCTGGAGCGGCTCGAGTGAAGTATGAGGGTCGAAAGGATTTAATGTTGGTTGTCTTTGAGCGGCCGGTTTCGATTGCGGGAGTATTCACCAAGTCAAAAACTGCGTCGGCTCCTATAAAGTGG
Proteins encoded in this window:
- a CDS encoding glycerate kinase — its product is MIGTPEILLRKMFDSAVNVASPKLSLRHHLPPRPKGRTIIVGAGKAAAAMAQAVEAEWEEIGQAGELEGLVITRYGHSLETRWVEVVEAAHPVPDAAGVSAAGRILEFVTGLGSDDLVLCLLSGGGSALLTLPIQGISLDEKRAVTQSLLNCGATISEINSVRKHLSAIKGGRLAVAAYPAQTVTLAISDVPGDDPAIIASGPTVADPSTLADANYVIEKYQIKLPSAAKMVLARESSETPQAGDPLLQRARVRLIVTPQEALEAAAKVAREAGVTPIILSDSIEGESRDVAQVHAAIARQIAERDQPWSAPCVLLSGGETTVTINGNGSGGPNSEFLLSLMLSLDGASGIYALACDTDGIDGSEENAGAIIGPDTLATSLKKNMAPAKFLANNDAYTFFSAIDGLIITGPTHTNVNDFRAVLIEK
- a CDS encoding phosphoribosylpyrophosphate synthetase; the protein is MKIVAGNSNRPLAEAIAAYCGSPLSAATIRRFSDQEVFVEIEENVRGEDMFLIQPTSFPANDNVMELLVTLDALRRASAKRITAVIPYYGYARQDRKPGPRTPISAKLVANLITTAGADRVLTLDLHAGQIQGFFDIPVDNLISGPVMETDIQLQFPGESLVVVSPDVGGVVRARAIANRIDGDLAIVDKRREQAGISEVMNIIGDVRGRRCILVDDIIDSAGTVCNAANALREAGATSVMAYVTHGVLSGGAVARVAASSLEKLVITDSIQATQPVELAQNIRVLSIADLIAEAMKRISEETSVSSLFE
- a CDS encoding 50S ribosomal protein L25/general stress protein Ctc produces the protein MMADIAEIQAERRMGVGKGVARALRRDGRVPGVVYGGDSDSLAISLETSLITREHERGGFFSRLYSLDVDGKNLRVLAREVQLHPVTSAVLHVDFLRLTGDSEVNVDVPVEFLNEDLSPGVKRGGVLNIVRRTVELVCRADSIPEVIEADIGELEIGDSVKISAIGLPDGVRPSIGDRDFTIATVAAPTVMLEEETVQTAEDGEEDETLEGAAREGESDGETQSPSSGGDTE
- a CDS encoding aminoacyl-tRNA hydrolase — protein: MFLLAGLGNPGAKYASSRHNVGFMAIDAIAEKNKFPLFRQRFGGLVCRGRIEPEDVILFKPNGYMNNSGQPLAAVVQFFKLSLPNIWVIHDDLDIEPGRVRVKTGGSAGGHNGLKSIDSHIGRGYSRLRIGIGRPPRDTDVSNYVLSNFKSNDLPWLDNLISEIAGTMPFLLNRDSQTFCNNIVSSMRSISPGLKPDQ
- a CDS encoding redox-regulated ATPase YchF translates to MGFNCGIVGLPNVGKSTLFNALTSSQAEAANYPFCTIEPNLGRVPVPDPRLNTLADLASSERRIPTSLEFIDIAGLVRGASSGEGLGNQFLAQIREVDALAHVVRCFEDEDVSHTQGTIDPVSDVQIVQTELMLADLESLSKQQVRLEKMKRGGDGGAAALLQVVNKVSRCLEEGEAIGDLDWADSERDLVESLNLLSTKPVMYVSNVEESAASLGNAHSCALSELAQKSGAECIIVSAQLESEISAMGDPEEKTEFLEVMGLSESGLSRMVRAGYKLLDLITFFTVGPKEARAWTVRKGSDAIHAAAKIHTDFARGFIKADTISYVDFESAGGETKAREAGRLRQEGRDYIVEDGDVMLFRFNV
- a CDS encoding preprotein translocase subunit SecA, which encodes MISSLAQRLFGSANDRIIKTHRRTVDEINSLETQLTPLSDSELQARTQLFRERISKGEDLDSLLVEAFATVREASKRTLGQRHYDVQLIGGIVMHHGTIAEMKTGEGKTLVATLPVYLNALSGKGVHVVTVNDYLAKRDAEWMGQIYQFLGLSIGCISHDLSDEDRRKAYSCDVTYGTNNELGFDYLRDNMKFSLDTMVQRPFNFAIIDEVDSILIDEARTPLIISGPTEDNSALYKQVDTIIPELGANDFEKDEKAKSVTLTEEGTEKVESILRKLKLLQSEHLYDIENVSIVHHVNQGLRAHKLFTRDTDYIVKDKRVIIIDEFTGRMMEGRRYGDGLHQALEAKENAEIQNENQTLASITFQNYFRMYPKLAGMTGTAATESAEFGEIYSLDVSEIPTHLPMIRADNDDEIYRTMEEKWEAVLKKIKECHSRKQPVLVGTTSIEKSELLSKRLKKEKIKHNVLNARYHEQEALIIAQAGSSTAVTIATNMAGRGTDIQLGGNSDAPAEVTKTPPEKFTTKEGPGVKGREDVVESGGLYVIGTERHESRRIDNQLRGRSGRQGDPGASTFYLSLEDDLMRIFGSERMDGMLRKLGLEDGEAIVHPWINKALEKAQQKVEARNFDIRKNLLRFDDVMNDQRKVVYEERREIMANDDVTDTIADMRNEVIEDLVQQHIPEKAYAEQWQTTELSVACKEQFGLDLPIKAWAKEEGTTEIEIVSRISAAADRKMAEKAVRYGPPLMRAAEKSLLLQVLDQQWKDHLLQLDHLRQGIGLRAYGQRDPLNEYKSEAFSLFQALLIRFRETVTKLLCNVEFQTETTPGDQASTLGAQLGRQAPTNNIASQTGLEADPPTATSRRSKPDPDDPKAWGKVGRNELCPCGSGKKYKRCHGKL